In Neoarius graeffei isolate fNeoGra1 chromosome 15, fNeoGra1.pri, whole genome shotgun sequence, a single genomic region encodes these proteins:
- the ier5 gene encoding immediate early response gene 5 protein, with the protein MEYKVEAHRIMSISLGKIYNSRVQRGGIKLHKNLLVSLVLRSARQVYLSDYYGGVCLSAQHGESREWELQETERGKESGPTSAECERLEQMQRGGCAESQPQADSLSDPNGNITLDASPSSTESAVVSSDTRCESKAAQVGSVEREMEVLLGAEGLSVESQKPAACSNRKRSAEQSAGTADSPCKRTKTSSDQEESDEMDTSNVSNLITIFGSSFTGLLSKDSAKEDPQEDTGDSGQICCDQMLKNLNPWNTAIVAF; encoded by the coding sequence ATGGAGTACAAAGTGGAAGCGCACCGGATCATGAGCATCTCCTTGGGGAAGATTTACAACTCCCGAGTCCAGCGCGGAGGCATCAAGCTGCACAAAAACCTGCTGGTGTCTCTGGTCCTCCGAAGCGCCCGGCAGGTTTACCTGAGTGATTACTACGGCGGAGTGTGTCTGAGCGCCCAGCACGGAGAAAGCAGGGAGTGGGAGCTCCAGGAGACCGAGCGGGGGAAGGAGTCCGGCCCGACCTCCGCGGAGTGTGAGCGGCTCGAGCAGATGCAGAGAGGCGGATGTGCTGAAAGCCAGCCACAGGCCGATTCTCTCTCGGACCCTAATGGTAATATCACGCTCGATGCTTCTCCGTCATCGACAGAGTCTGCTGTGGTCAGTAGTGACACTCGGTGTGAATCTAAAGCGGCCCAGGTGGGCTCTGTGGAGCGTGAAATGGAGGTGTTACTGGGAGCGGAAGGACTTTCGGTGGAGTCTCAGAAACCCGCCGCCTGTTCAAACAGGAAACGGAGCGCCGAGCAGTCAGCAGGCACCGCGGACTCTCCCTGCAAACGGACTAAAACATCCTCAGATCAGGAGGAAAGCGACGAGATGGACACGAGCAACGTGTCGAACCTCATCACCATTTTCGGCTCTAGTTTTACCGGACTTTTGAGCAAAGACAGCGCGAAAGAGGACCCCCAGGAGGACACCGGGGACTCGGGCCAAATCTGCTGCGACCAAATGCTAAAGAATCTCAACCCATGGAACACAGCCATCGTTGCGTtttaa